Part of the Vigna radiata var. radiata cultivar VC1973A chromosome 11, Vradiata_ver6, whole genome shotgun sequence genome is shown below.
TCATTAGGGAAAGAAAAACTCGAGATGTCCCTGATGTAGTCATTGTATACATACACTCTGGCATAGGGACACACATCATATGAGAaagttcaatatatatatatatacaagctGTGATGAATAAAAAACCTCTAGTTTTCGTACTGCAGCTTCAGCCTTGGCTTTTTGCAAACTCTCCCATGCAATGATTTTGGATTCCTCTCTCTGAAACCTgctccaaaaacaaaaacaatgacaTCAAATCTGTTTTTATCGCTGAATGAATGTTGGAGAGGTTCAAATATCTTGATAATAGTGATACTGGACAATGAGAAGCATGCATGGCAGTAGAAATTTTTGATTCATTCAGTAAATattccaaatttattttatgtctgGGACAACTCCTAACCCAAGAACTCAAATatatgaggactaaaatcaGCTGAGCATCTAAAGAACATACTTGGTAGAGTCCAACGTTGACTCTGCAATATCCAAACCTGAAGGTTGGGCTTCCGTACTACTCCGTTTTCTTGAGTGTTTACCAGGTAGCAAGCTCAGCCTAGGTACATGGCTCTTAGACCACCTAATAATAGTAGCCTCACTGTCGACCTCTACATCTCTCACCTCTAACCTCGCAGCATGGCTATTTTGATGATTCATCGTCCAAGTGGGTGAGGATTTTGCTGCATCATTCTCCGTTTCAGGAGGGCTCATTTGAGTTCCTTTATCACATCTAGAGAGACATGTCAATGTGTCCTCATTCTTAGTTCCATTTCGTTTCTCATCTGTAAAGGAAAATAACTGAAACGTTTTAAATATGTGAATTCTCGCATGTCAATATACAGCCATATAATTTTTCGTATTCAACTATCAACTCAATATTCATTATGGTAACTGCACACAAAACAGAAAATCTTAATTATCCTCGCTTTGATCGAGTTATCTCCCACAAATAGACCAAGATACTAACTATACTACCAAATTGAACCAAGGAATGTCTCACCAACCACTCTGTACTTGACACGCATCTCTTATTTATGAATATAGGTGTTCTGAGTGAAGTATATATACTTGGAGTTGAATATTCCCTGAAACCAGTCAGTCACATCACATACACTGGGCTATAAACTATATCTTATAATAAACGTATCACTTTTCACTAATCTAAATCCATTTGATACATATTCAGGATCTTAAATGGAGTATGCAATGTGAGTTTAGAAAGGCTACTACCTCTGAAGAGGAACTCCAGCATTCATACCTTGAGAATTCGGCGAAGATGGGTCACACAGCAGTTCTGACCACACCGGTGCACTAGACACTGATGGGAGGAGAGCTTCACTATTATCGTTCAGAAGAGGACTGGAACATTGCATAGTACTGTCAAAGTCATCATGTGGACCAAAAACGGCATCGTGTGAATAATAATGGTGAAGAGAAATAGCATCCGGTGCCAACACTCCCGTTGAAAAAGGGGAACCACCCATCATGAAGTTTTTCACTGCCATACCTTGGCGAAGTGGAATTGTGGGTGAATAATTGGAGTAGTAGCCTTTTCCTGGAGGCACAATAGGACCACTTTTTGATTTGGGTCGCCGATGAAGTTGTGCATAGgaattatttttgtgattagTATAGCCTGAAACGGGGCTACAAATCCACCTCTCTGCATCATCCCATTTTGAGGGTACTGTTCTTCCACTGTTGAAGGGTGTCAAGTTAGCCACACTACCTTGATGCCTTATGCTGCTGCTCGATGGCTGCAACACCCTCTCTGAGCTCCACCCGTTTTGGCTCGCAATGTTTTTCTCTCTATAGTGTGGTGCCCCTGGACTTAGAAACGAACCAAGTTTCTGAGAGGAACCAGAACTCTTCTTCATGACACTTTATCTACCCCTTTTGGAGCTACCTTCAGTTGGCAAAGCCTCTTGAGCAAGCCCTCTGTCACTTCAAATATGGAAAATCTTGTTTATACTGAAACAAATATCGGAGGTGATGATTctgaaaacaaagaagaaaaagaaagcatttgTTTCCAGAGGAAAACTAAGCTTTATGTTGGCAGTATCAAAAAAAGAACTTGCAGTAGGTTTTGACCACTCATTACTCAATCAGTTGGTATGGTTCAATCCGGGTCACACAAGAAAGCAACGAAGGCTTGAAGGGGACGATTTGTGGTGTTGTGCGTTAAACTGGACACCAAATGCCGAAATTAGACCCTTGAATGTGAGTGTATTACTGACTTAGATGCTGATTAAGCGTGAGATGCTGTTGTGGAGTGGCAATGATGGAATGGTTTAAGTAACATTTTGTGGTTCTATCGGGATATGTACAACACATATGTGTGGACAATTATAGGTTAAGACTTAACGCATAAGTCCAATAACACTGAACCAAGCCATTCTCTTGAGATAAGAAGCTTTGTATTGCGGTGGAATAATAACGAAGTGAGGTGAGGTGGGTATGGTCTTACCAACGATAATAGGACAAGGAAGACATGAGCTGTGAGACATCACAAATCATTTCATGATGCAGATTAAACCATCATCGTTCCTCCAATCAATCTTTACATAACACATAATTTAACTTTGCTAATTCTTTTGAAGCTAAAAAAATGATCGTACATCTCATGAAAATCAGTGTAGAAGGGTTCCACATCGTGTAATAATTTTCTGGGAGACATTATATGAAACATAGCCTTGCATTTGTCACGTGGTTTTTCCGTAAAATTGCTTGGGACTCCTATGGTCAGTCAGACACATGGTGTGGGCCGGAAGCTAAGACATTGTATTAGGTGGTATTTAAAAATCAGTATAACACTGTTTTACAAACACTGTACctgaaaaaatatatgaattacataataaaaatatctttaatttatgataattgatATACACACTTTTCAACGACAGTGGCACCTGCCAGCTGTATATGGGAAGTGTAGTCTATTATTACAGGAATAACAGTGACTGTTTGTTTACATTGAAGCAAAAAGGAGATGAAAACATTGTGAATATCACTGTCTAATGACGTATTTCATTCATTAAACGCTGTGTTTTTGTTTCGGAAGATTGATTTGTTTCTGGTGTTTGTCTTTCTAACACATATTTTGAGGTGAATCGTATTGTGGTGGTGTTGTTGTGACAGGCGATGAATGAAAGTTGATTTGTGGTTGGTTGGTTTGGTTCCCTATTACTAGAGAAGGTTACTGTTGTGTGGCAGATCCAGTGAAAATATGAGCATACCTGCGCATAACGTCAAATGTTATCTGTCCTCTCGTCTGTAGTAAAATGAGTGAAACAAGGTGTTGTACTTTTGACATGGTTGTGCAGGCCACCCTCGCCAAACATCATCTTCATAaaccaaaaaggaaaatgatattttaacactattttttataccattttgatactgcacacgtgtcaaaatttggttagacgatttcaaattaaaaaaataaactttggtctttctctttcaaatatatctctgcctcaacttttttaatttgaaatcgtccaatcacattttgacacatgtgcagtgtcaaaatggtgtcaaaaatgatgttaaaatatcattttcctaactAAATCAGAGACTTCTACCTCATTTTTTACATGGacgatgatattttaataacatctttgacaactttttatataatggaacatttattattattttattgatttatttaaatttatgtttaaaaataatttaaaataaaccaatcacaaactgtcacgtatgtattgtcaaaaaagttattgaaaaaatgttgttaattttttttttcctttttacatttcaattattcttctttcCATCCACCTCTCttaatcaatatattaaataatgttagctattaaaatctaaatttaaatttgatattatgtatgaataatatattaaaaaatatttattaatttttttatatagatcgAGATGTtctctatattttaataattatctaagaaaaaaatcaatcacaTAAATACTCTAACACCCTAGGTGAATTGCCCTTGAGTGATTCTATACAATTAATAAAGTTTACTTAAACTACTTAATATATTACGATTGGATTGGTTATTATCGGTAACTTCTCTAATTTGAGTTTggttattgttataatttttattttgttgtatgattagtctaatattttaaatcagCCTGTTTGAAGAGTTTCTGTTGGGCTTAGCTTTAATGATCTCTGTACCTTATTTatctttcaattattatttttttttcattttcttcccaTGTAGTACATAGTAAGATTGAAAAAGTATTGAGAATAATTTAAGTGTGGTTCAAAGTTTCActtgaaataagaaaaacaaaattaaaacgtATATAAGACGAAAGATTTACAAATCTATTTCTTCAATGTTTTGGATTGGGAATGATGTTAAACACTTTATGTATTAGactcatgatatatatatatatatatatatatatatatatatatatatatatatatatatatatatatatatatatatatatatatatatatgaaaaaaatccAATTGTAGTATCATAATCTATAGTTGAGTATGTCACATACATATTCCCTCTCCCTAATGATACCTctttatatgaaaaagaaacaagaaaatgaaagtgtGGTATTAAAAAAgatcatataatttaataatttcatcacaataattattatatcttattaagtaaagggtaaaaaaaattattttaatattatgaactttgaatataaaaatagaaatttctaAGAGGCAGAGTCTTAACGtagataataattttattgacaaaaGTTTATTGATCAAATATCCTAGTAATTTCAAATCCATTAAAAGTTAAAGtcaataataatttcaatatacttctctttttaaattttaaaatgtcaagGATAAACTCATGACAAAGTCTGAACTTAAAAGTGAACTATCTTTAATACGATAATTGACACCGTTTGTGGAAACAAAAACTCCTGTTGATAACATAGGTACTTTTTCATTTAGGACAAAACTGTAACATATTAAGTATCATagagttattttattaaaagataaataaaaaatactctaAGAGATGCTTTTCTCAAAAACTTGTATTTCATTTGTCATAAGTTTGATCCCATGatcatatttataagttttttagtACAACTTTGGCTCAATATAAgaaaagatggaagaaaatttatcttaaaacacaattaaagatAAAGGATATAAACTACTTAAAGAATAAGTAGTgacaaaatatgtaaatttgatGAGATAATTAATCAATGGAATTTGTTGAGAGGAAGAGAAATTTGTGTTTAAGGGAAAGGAGAAATACTgggtaaagaaaaatattatctatcACACTAACACTGAAAATGCTTTTTATGTCTTACGCTTTTGGCTATTTACATTTGTTTTAGATGAgacataatatataatagacATAAATTATGTTTGGTGATAAAAAACATGGGTAAGTTTAACAGGGACACATATTCCAAGATTCGCTTCATTGTTCGTGAAGTGGTGAGTAATGTTTCAAAGAAGGTTGTATATcgtatttcttcttcttcagtaGTTTTTCCCTTCTCAACACAAGAACAATGTGTAGtaagaggagaaaaaaagaagataataaCCAAAGTGGGTCAGTGAgtttttcatcatcttcttcaatgCGAACCTCTCCGACGATGTGCATGAGATCTTTGTTGGTTTCAAATAAAACACGCGTGGATTTGCGTAAAAGTGGAGCTCGTGATTTGTGACTAACACTTACCAGTAAGGTGAGGCGCGATAGGTGCACATCTATGTTGCGTTTTTTGAGTTGGTAGTGGCTCGTATTTGTGTTCTTCGATGACACTAATGttggtacaaacaaagtctcacatctgaaaaaataagagatatatatggatttatatacacataagatatcTTCGTTGATAAGAGATATTTTGGAGTaataccaaaagcaaatctgtGAGAACTTTGTCCAAAACGGATAATATcttatacaaatattaaattttagatcTAACTATAAGAGATCATACATGAATTTTGacacattaatttttaatatatgatcaTCTccgtttaaatattaaaacagtagacctaatatattttttttcttttttatggtaATGTTAAGTGTATTTTGAATATAGATTAAAACAATGTTCAATTGAAATtagataaaacataaaatatatattaaaaatactctTGTTGCAAAAATTATAGTAAAGAAAATGCTCTTTATGGTAAATCACATTCTTTGAAACATCAATCAATATGTTTTTTGGAGTATTTgattaacaaaaaaaacatgcaacataataaaaattttcatatggagaaacaaagaaagatgcaagtaaataatttaaaaggttTGCAACATGAACCAGGGCACATGACCAAAAATTGGGAGATGAATGtgattaaaataacaaaactcaGGTAACATTGAAAAGCTGTTGATGCTAGTTCTTGCTGAAGATTAGAAATTCACAAAAGCCCTCTTAAGAATATcataatcttaaatattttcaaatattaactgCAGAATCCGTTCATGATATACTTTATCGAATTGAAACTGAATCAAAGTTCACAAACCATAGCACAACTATTTTGTTGCattattttctaaatgaaaataaggagtgattgaaattattagAGAAGGAGTTATCGAAAAATTTTGTTACATTCTTTTCATTTAGGACTGTGAACATGAATATACATACTTTATGATATTCAATAATGACGAAACTAAAATTGCAATTGAGTTTTCTAGGATACAAATAATATATGCTACGATATTCAAACGTTGATCCgcttcaaaattcataattaaagaagcgaaagaaagaaaaaaaaaaaacaaatcttaacaATGAAAGTTAccataatatattcaaataccatgttcaataacaataatatatcataacataatcaaagagaaaactaatacttatataaagaaaacataaataaccCTTAAATAACTGTATCAATATCAATAAATGAGTTAAGCCTAATGctacttaaaaataaacttaacatcAAATAAGAGGCATAAACTACAATTGAGAATTTTCTTAATCACCTTTGcacttcttattttctttgaccataataagaaataagaataatgttttttaaatttatcaaaaaatatatgtaatgaaAAGTGATAAGGTAAtatttttaagggttaaatatgcttgtAGTTTCTAAACTATcaaacgattttggttttagtccctctttcaaactaaggtacttTTTGGTCCTTATCCTTtaggaaaatataatttttcgtCCTAAAAAATGAATGACGTTAAATAGAACTGAGCTAGCTAACGTCTGGCCACGTCTGATGACATATTTCCTTCCCAACTTTTGGCACGTGTCATTGGATGTGTGATCACTCGGTCTTCAGATAGATGAGCTTGTGAAAGAACATAGGGTTCTTGGGATTTACTTACGCGAATGAGATTTGCTTTCGCGATTGTTGTGGCTCAAGTGAAAGAAACTAGGGTTCGTGTTCCATCAATTTGATTTCGCGATTGCTTTGGCATGCCAACCTACATATGTGATACACATTTCtaacataaattttatcataaactATAAACAACATATTACTGGCACCAACCTTAATACAAGACATTTTACGATAATTCACTAGTGTAGAAATGACCTTTAACATCACGCGTATAACGTCCGACCACcgaaaatttaacataaaaaatgactggccgcatttttgtaaataaaacatcattatAGAAGTCGGTTACCCAGGCTCAGGTGTCAAATCCTCCTTTAGACGTTGGTCTCCCATATCAGACGTTAAAAAGGTCcaaaaatatctcattttaagtgtcaatattaattttttta
Proteins encoded:
- the LOC106776513 gene encoding uncharacterized protein LOC106776513 gives rise to the protein MKKSSGSSQKLGSFLSPGAPHYREKNIASQNGWSSERVLQPSSSSIRHQGSVANLTPFNSGRTVPSKWDDAERWICSPVSGYTNHKNNSYAQLHRRPKSKSGPIVPPGKGYYSNYSPTIPLRQGMAVKNFMMGGSPFSTGVLAPDAISLHHYYSHDAVFGPHDDFDSTMQCSSPLLNDNSEALLPSVSSAPVWSELLCDPSSPNSQDEKRNGTKNEDTLTCLSRCDKGTQMSPPETENDAAKSSPTWTMNHQNSHAARLEVRDVEVDSEATIIRWSKSHVPRLSLLPGKHSRKRSSTEAQPSGLDIAESTLDSTKFQREESKIIAWESLQKAKAEAAVRKLEMKLEKKKSSSMEKILNKLRRAQMKAEKMRNQITVEDDQQQVSKTRKVFSFQKYLQIWSPRNCFGTHAS